One Epinephelus fuscoguttatus linkage group LG10, E.fuscoguttatus.final_Chr_v1 genomic window carries:
- the rxfp3.2b gene encoding relaxin family peptide receptor 3.2b, whose protein sequence is MSEMICEQESQAMQLNETGVQTLAPEPCEQQILQEDITGNCSGGSTSNLSLHCWLQLLTKESIMEIQGDSSSLVVRVMIACVYSIVCALGLVGNSLALYLLHSRYRQKQSSINCFVMGLAITDLQFVLTLPFWAVDTALDFRWPFGRVMCKIISSVTTMNMYASVYFLTAMSMARYYSICTALKMHSRRAAATRAKWTSLGIWAVSLLATLPHAIYSTSVQVSDEELCLVRFPDSGTWDPQLLLGLYQLQKVLLGFLIPLIIITVCYLLLMRIILSRRIAGAGGPEVEQGRQRRRSKVTKSIVIVVLSFFLCWLPNQALTLWGVLIKFDLVPFSKAFYNAQAYAFPLTVCLAHTNSCLNPVLYCLVRREFRAGLKELLLHATPSFRSLTHLLRRKAKVAEAPPVLVLVQMDV, encoded by the coding sequence ATGTCTGAGATGATATGTGAGCAAGAGAGTCAAGCCATGCAGCTGAATGAGACTGGAgttcaaacactggctccagagcCATGTGAGCAGCAGATACTACAGGAAGACATCACTGGAAACTGTAGCGGAGGTTCCACCAGCAATCTGTCGCTgcactgctggctgcagctccTCACCAAGGAATCTATCATGGAAATCCAAGGAGACAGCTCCAGTTTGGTGGTGCGTGTGATGATAGCTTGTGTCTACTCCATAGTCTGTGCACTTGGGCTAGTGGGAAACTCACTGGCTCTGTATCTGCTGCACTCACGTTACAGGCAGAAGCAGTCATCCATCAACTGCTTTGTGATGGGACTGGCCATCACAGACCTCCAGTTTGTTCTGACTTTACCTTTCTGGGCAGTGGACACGGCCCTGGACTTCCGCTGGCCATTTGGCCGCGTGATGTGCAAAATCATCAGCTCCGTCACCACCATGAACATGTACGCCAGTGTATACTTCCTCACAGCTATGAGCATGGCACGTTATTACTCTATCTGCACTGCTCTGAAGATGCACAGCCGGCGGGCAGCAGCCACGAGAGCCAAGTGGACGAGCTTGGGCATCTGGGCTGTGTCTCTGCTGGCCACTCTGCCTCATGCCATCTACTCCACCAGCGTCCAGGTGTCGGATGAGGAGCTCTGCCTGGTGCGCTTCCCAGACTCAGGCACCTGGGATCCACAGCTTCTTTTGGGTCTCTACCAACTGCAAAAGGTCCTCCTGGGCTTCCTCATTCCTCTCATCATAATCACCGTCTGCTACCTGCTGCTCATGCGCATCATCCTCAGCCGACGCATCGCAGGCGCAGGGGGCCCAGAGGTGGAGCAGGGCCGGCAGAGACGTCGCTCCAAAGTGACCAAATCCATTGTCATCGTGGTTCTGTCCTTCTTTCTGTGCTGGCTTCCCAACCAGGCGCTGACACTGTGGGGAGTGCTCATAAAGTTTGACCTTGTGCCCTTCAGCAAGGCCTTCTATAATGCACAGGCCTACGCCTTCCCCTTGACTGTGTGTCTGGCACACACCAACAGCTGCCTCAACCCCGTGCTCTACTGCCTAGTTCGCCGGGAGTTTCGGGCAGGTCTCAAGGAGCTTCTCCTGCACGCCACGCCCTCCTTCAGGAGCCTGACTCATCTGCTGCGTCGTAAGGCCAAAGTGGCTGAAGCACCGCCGGTTCTGGTGCTCGTCCAAATGGATGTCTGA
- the creb3l3a gene encoding cyclic AMP-responsive element-binding protein 3-like protein 3-A isoform X2 — protein sequence MEHYPDQGCDGIELLDWLFDQNDGILRHEETGRHGNHHTWPVQESNQMLQPAEQTDDDFLNALLSGNDSVSGSPLWSPSPSDSGISEDPPSDQMDSPQRPESPPEDAQYFGTRPQTKAALEADISIDLNGWQPGFPTDRTRITQYHSDVHRPQMSSAFPLTVKDLLLSGTPEPAPHPSQQSIQELILNEDEKKLLAKEGVTLPSQLPLTKYEERILKKIRRKIRNKQSAQESRKKKKEYIDGLESRMAACNAHNQELQRKVSQLEKCNMSLMEQLRRLQAMVMNTSNKPAQTGTCVLVLLLSFSLILFPNLKPFSDTKVSQGDFSPVRIQSRSLQNLQASRVLHVIESPFSAEDESEPLHQHHPGDRGLEDITAMMGKLGVNQDQSSLEHTSLNSSQEDRMGHFHVDPITGHIATLTLDPHRSARLRPHADDM from the exons ATGGAGCACTACCCAGATCAG GGCTGTGATGGCATCGAGCTGCTCGATTGGCTGTTTGATCAAAACGATGGGATTCTCCGTCATGAGGAAACGGGACGCCATGGCAACCACCACACCTGGCCAGTCCAGGAATCaaat CAGATGCTGCAGCCGGCCGAACAGACAGATGATGACTTCCTCAATGCCCTCCTGAGTGGAAATGATTCTGTGTCAGGCTCGCCTCTCTGGTCCCCTTCCCCCAGTGACAGTGGGATCAGTGAGGACCCTCCCTCGGACCAGATGGACAGCCCCCAGCGCCCCGAGAGCCCCCCTGAGGACGCTCAGTATTTTGGTACGAGGCCACAAACCAAGGCAGCCCTGGAAGCCGACATCTCCATTGACCTCA aTGGATGGCAGCCTGGATTCCCAACAGACAGGACAAGGATTACACAATATCATTCTGATGTACACAGACCGCAGATGTCCTCTGCCTTCCCACTAACTGTCAAGGATCTGCTACTGTCTGGCACACCAGAGCCC GCCCCACACCCATCCCAACAGTCCATTCAAGAGTTGATTCTCAATGAAGATGAGAAGAAGCTTTTAGCAAAGGAGGGGGTGACTCTGCCCAGCCAGCTACCTCTTACAAAG TACGAAGAAAGGATTCTGAAGAAAATACGCAGAAAGATTCGCAACAAGCAGTCTGCTCAGGAgagcaggaagaagaagaaggagtaTATTGACGGGCTGGAGAGCAG GATGGCCGCCTGCAATGCACACAACCAGGAGCTGCAGAGGAAGGTGTCCCAGCTGGAGAAATGCAACAT GTCACTGATGGAACAGCTGCGCAGGCTGCAGGCGATGGTCATGAATACATCTAACAAGCCAGCCCAGACTGGGACGTGTGTTCTG GTGCTTCTGCTGTCCTTCTCATTAATCCTGTTCCCCAACCTCAAGCCTTTCTCTGACACCAAGGTCAGCCAAGGAGACTTCAGTCCGGTCAGAA TCCAGTCACGGTCCCTGCAGAACCTACAGGCTTCTCGTGTGCTGCATGTCATTGAATCCCCATTCTCTGCTGAGGATGAATCAGAGCCTCTGCACCAGCATCACCCAGGAGACCGGGGATTGGAAGATATTACTGCCATGATGGGAAAGCTGGGAGTGAATCAAGACCAGTCCAGTTTGGAGCACACGTCTCTGAACAGCAGTCAGGAAGATAGGATGGGTCATTTCCATGTAGACCCAATTACCGGTCACATAGCTACTTTGACCTTGGATCCGCATCGCTCTGCCAGGCTGCGGCCACATGCTGATGACATGTAA
- the creb3l3a gene encoding cyclic AMP-responsive element-binding protein 3-like protein 3-A isoform X1 — MEHYPDQGCDGIELLDWLFDQNDGILRHEETGRHGNHHTWPVQESNMLQPAEQTDDDFLNALLSGNDSVSGSPLWSPSPSDSGISEDPPSDQMDSPQRPESPPEDAQYFGTRPQTKAALEADISIDLNGWQPGFPTDRTRITQYHSDVHRPQMSSAFPLTVKDLLLSGTPEPAPHPSQQSIQELILNEDEKKLLAKEGVTLPSQLPLTKYEERILKKIRRKIRNKQSAQESRKKKKEYIDGLESRMAACNAHNQELQRKVSQLEKCNMSLMEQLRRLQAMVMNTSNKPAQTGTCVLVLLLSFSLILFPNLKPFSDTKVSQGDFSPVRIQSRSLQNLQASRVLHVIESPFSAEDESEPLHQHHPGDRGLEDITAMMGKLGVNQDQSSLEHTSLNSSQEDRMGHFHVDPITGHIATLTLDPHRSARLRPHADDM; from the exons ATGGAGCACTACCCAGATCAG GGCTGTGATGGCATCGAGCTGCTCGATTGGCTGTTTGATCAAAACGATGGGATTCTCCGTCATGAGGAAACGGGACGCCATGGCAACCACCACACCTGGCCAGTCCAGGAATCaaat ATGCTGCAGCCGGCCGAACAGACAGATGATGACTTCCTCAATGCCCTCCTGAGTGGAAATGATTCTGTGTCAGGCTCGCCTCTCTGGTCCCCTTCCCCCAGTGACAGTGGGATCAGTGAGGACCCTCCCTCGGACCAGATGGACAGCCCCCAGCGCCCCGAGAGCCCCCCTGAGGACGCTCAGTATTTTGGTACGAGGCCACAAACCAAGGCAGCCCTGGAAGCCGACATCTCCATTGACCTCA aTGGATGGCAGCCTGGATTCCCAACAGACAGGACAAGGATTACACAATATCATTCTGATGTACACAGACCGCAGATGTCCTCTGCCTTCCCACTAACTGTCAAGGATCTGCTACTGTCTGGCACACCAGAGCCC GCCCCACACCCATCCCAACAGTCCATTCAAGAGTTGATTCTCAATGAAGATGAGAAGAAGCTTTTAGCAAAGGAGGGGGTGACTCTGCCCAGCCAGCTACCTCTTACAAAG TACGAAGAAAGGATTCTGAAGAAAATACGCAGAAAGATTCGCAACAAGCAGTCTGCTCAGGAgagcaggaagaagaagaaggagtaTATTGACGGGCTGGAGAGCAG GATGGCCGCCTGCAATGCACACAACCAGGAGCTGCAGAGGAAGGTGTCCCAGCTGGAGAAATGCAACAT GTCACTGATGGAACAGCTGCGCAGGCTGCAGGCGATGGTCATGAATACATCTAACAAGCCAGCCCAGACTGGGACGTGTGTTCTG GTGCTTCTGCTGTCCTTCTCATTAATCCTGTTCCCCAACCTCAAGCCTTTCTCTGACACCAAGGTCAGCCAAGGAGACTTCAGTCCGGTCAGAA TCCAGTCACGGTCCCTGCAGAACCTACAGGCTTCTCGTGTGCTGCATGTCATTGAATCCCCATTCTCTGCTGAGGATGAATCAGAGCCTCTGCACCAGCATCACCCAGGAGACCGGGGATTGGAAGATATTACTGCCATGATGGGAAAGCTGGGAGTGAATCAAGACCAGTCCAGTTTGGAGCACACGTCTCTGAACAGCAGTCAGGAAGATAGGATGGGTCATTTCCATGTAGACCCAATTACCGGTCACATAGCTACTTTGACCTTGGATCCGCATCGCTCTGCCAGGCTGCGGCCACATGCTGATGACATGTAA